From the genome of Papaver somniferum cultivar HN1 chromosome 2, ASM357369v1, whole genome shotgun sequence, one region includes:
- the LOC113352433 gene encoding uncharacterized protein LOC113352433, protein MASSASTSKSLHSYTSSIPFSNGTNFSEWKENVEFTLGVQDIDLALLIEKPIMNDKSTPEDKDLLKKWERSDRLSIQLMRMHIDANIKGSLPEPKNAKDFMEIVKERFKTAYKSLAGKLMADLTTMKYTGVRSMHQHVIEMRSIAAKLTEMKLTVDEKFLVQFILNSLPPQYAAFQVHYNTIKEK, encoded by the exons ATGGCATCCTCAG CTTCTACTTCTAAGTCTTTGCATTCGTATACTTCTTCTATCCCATTCTCCAATGGCACCAACTTCTCAGAATGGAAAGAGAATGTTGAGTTCACTTTGGGTGTGCAGGATATTGACCTTGCTCTCCTGATTGAAAAGCCAATTATGAATGATAAGAGTACCCCTGAAGATAAGGATCTCTTGAAAAAGTGGGAGAGAAGTGACAGGCTGAGCATACAGCTGATGCGAATGCACATTGATGCAAACATTAAAGGATCGCTTCCCGAACCTAAAAATGCTAAGGACTTTATGGAAATCGTAAAGGAACGCTTTAAGACAGCGTACAAGTCTCTAGCTGGGAAGTTGATGGCTGATCTGACAACCATGAAGTATACCGGTGTCAGGTCAATGCACCAGCACGTGATAGAAATGCGTAGCATTGCTGCTAAGCTTACTGAGATGAAATTAACTGTGGATGAGAAATTTCTTGTCCAATTCATTCTCAACTCGCTCCCACCCCAATATGCTGCTTTTCAAGTGCATTACAACACTATTAAGGAAAAGTAG
- the LOC113349812 gene encoding ubiquitin-conjugating enzyme 15-like isoform X1, with amino-acid sequence MTSSSAPSRKAALSKIASSRLQKELAEWQLNPPFGFTHNVSDNLQRWVIEVNGAEGTLYTDEVYQLQVDFPEHYPMEAPQVIFLNPAPLHPHIYSNGHICLDILYDSWSPAMTVSSICISILSMLSSSPAKQRPADNDRYVKNCKNGRSPKETRWWFHDDKV; translated from the exons ATGACCAGTTCTTCCGCTCCTTCTCGCAag GCTGCTTTGAGTAAGATCGCTTCCAGTAGGCTTCAAAAAGAATTGGCAGAATGGCAACTTAATCCTCCATTCGGGTTCACACATAATGTCTCTGATAATCTTCAAAG GTGGGTTATTGAAGTGAATGGAGCTGAAGGAACTTTATATACTGATGAAGTATACCAACTTCAAGTTGATTTTCCTGAGCATTACCCTATGGAAGCTCCACAG GTTATTTTCTTAAATCCAGCTCCCCTACATCCACATATTTACAGCAATGGCCACATATGTTTAG ATATCTTGTATGATTCATGGTCCCCTGCCATGACTGTTAGTTCCATCTGTATAAGTATTCTCTCTATGCTCTCAAGCTCACCTGCAAAG CAACGACCTGCAGATAATGACCGCTACGTGAAGAACTGTAAGAATGGTAGATCTCCGAAGGAGACAAGGTGGTGGTTTCATGATGATAAAGTGTAA
- the LOC113349812 gene encoding probable ubiquitin-conjugating enzyme E2 16 isoform X2, with translation MTSSSAPSRKAALSKIASSRLQKELAEWQLNPPFGFTHNVSDNLQRWVIEVNGAEGTLYTDEVYQLQVDFPEHYPMEAPQVIFLNPAPLHPHIYSNGHICLETSFQILHYMTKDENNTVNFVIPYPHTARIKRNTKFMR, from the exons ATGACCAGTTCTTCCGCTCCTTCTCGCAag GCTGCTTTGAGTAAGATCGCTTCCAGTAGGCTTCAAAAAGAATTGGCAGAATGGCAACTTAATCCTCCATTCGGGTTCACACATAATGTCTCTGATAATCTTCAAAG GTGGGTTATTGAAGTGAATGGAGCTGAAGGAACTTTATATACTGATGAAGTATACCAACTTCAAGTTGATTTTCCTGAGCATTACCCTATGGAAGCTCCACAG GTTATTTTCTTAAATCCAGCTCCCCTACATCCACATATTTACAGCAATGGCCACATATGTTTAG AGACATCATTCCAAATTTTGCACTACATGACGAAGGATGAAAACAATACAGTAAATTTTGTCATCCCTTACCCTCATACAGCAAGGattaaaagaaacactaaatTTATGAGATAG
- the LOC113354263 gene encoding folate transporter 1, chloroplastic-like isoform X3, which yields MSGMSKNLGHWQWEEAASGAVAGFTTVASLHPLDVVRTRFQVNDGRVTHIPLYKNTVNALFTIGRTEGLKGLYAGFHPAVLGSTVSWGLYFFFYNRAKQRYSKGGSEKLTAGYHLVSAAEAGGLVCLCTNPIWLVKTRLQLQTPLHQTRPYSGFYDALRTILREEGVSALYKGMGPGLLLVSHGAIQFTVYEELRKLLLGFKGKEGKTNIPDDKLLNSIDYGMLGASSKVSAMLLTYPYQVIRARIQQRPGNDGIPKYMSSWHVVKDTVRFEGFPGFYKGITSNLLKNVPAASITFVVYENVLNIFKRARRKD from the exons ATGTCCGGGATGAGTAAAAATCTAGGGCATTGGCAATGGGaagaagcagcttctggagctgTTGCTGGATTCACTACTGTTGCATCTCTTCATCCCCTTGATGTTGTTCGTACTAGGTTTCAAG TAAATGATGGAAGAGTTACCCATATTCCACTCTATAAGAACACTGTAAATGCTCTTTTCACTATTGGTCGAACCGAGGGCTTGAAGGGGCTTTATGCAGGTTTTCATCCAGCAGTTCTTGGGTCAACAGTTTCATGGGGTTTGTATTTCTTCTT CTACAATAGAGCTAAACAACGGTACTCTAAAGGTGGAAGTGAAAAACTGACTGCCGGGTATCATCTTGTTTCTGCAGCTGAAGCTGGTGGTTTG GTATGTTTGTGCACGAATCCAATTTGGCTTGTTAAAACAAGATTACAACTTCAAACACCGCTTCATCAAACTAGGCCTTATTCCGGGTTTTACG ATGCCTTAAGAACCATATTGAGAGAGGAAGGAGTGTCTGCCCTATATAAAGGGATGGGACCAGGGCTCTTGCTT GTTTCTCATGGTGCTATTCAGTTCACTGTTTATGAGGAGCTCCGTAAACTTCTTCTTGGCTTTAAGGGTAAAGAAGGCAAAACTAACATCCCTGATGATAAATTATTG AATTCAATTGATTACGGAATGTTAGGGGCATCTTCTAAAGTATCTGCTATGCTTCTGACGTATCCTTACCAG GTTATTAGAGCACGAATACAG CAACGACCTGGTAACGATGGAATCCCAAAATACATGAGCAGCTGGCACGTTGTAAAGGATACTGTGCG GTTTGAGGGGTTTCCTGGTTTTTACAAAGGCATCACGTCAAATCTTCTAAAAAATGTCCCTGCCGCTTCAATAACATTTGTTGTGTACGAGAACGTCCTCAACATCTTTAAGCGTgcaagaaggaaagattga
- the LOC113354263 gene encoding folate transporter 1, chloroplastic-like isoform X2, whose protein sequence is MSGMSKNLGHWQWEEAASGAVAGFTTVASLHPLDVVRTRFQVNDGRVTHIPLYKNTVNALFTIGRTEGLKGLYAGFHPAVLGSTVSWGLYFFFYNRAKQRYSKGGSEKLTAGYHLVSAAEAGGLVCLCTNPIWLVKTRLQLQTPLHQTRPYSGFYDALRTILREEGVSALYKGMGPGLLLQVSHGAIQFTVYEELRKLLLGFKGKEGKTNIPDDKLLNSIDYGMLGASSKVSAMLLTYPYQVIRARIQQRPGNDGIPKYMSSWHVVKDTVRFEGFPGFYKGITSNLLKNVPAASITFVVYENVLNIFKRARRKD, encoded by the exons ATGTCCGGGATGAGTAAAAATCTAGGGCATTGGCAATGGGaagaagcagcttctggagctgTTGCTGGATTCACTACTGTTGCATCTCTTCATCCCCTTGATGTTGTTCGTACTAGGTTTCAAG TAAATGATGGAAGAGTTACCCATATTCCACTCTATAAGAACACTGTAAATGCTCTTTTCACTATTGGTCGAACCGAGGGCTTGAAGGGGCTTTATGCAGGTTTTCATCCAGCAGTTCTTGGGTCAACAGTTTCATGGGGTTTGTATTTCTTCTT CTACAATAGAGCTAAACAACGGTACTCTAAAGGTGGAAGTGAAAAACTGACTGCCGGGTATCATCTTGTTTCTGCAGCTGAAGCTGGTGGTTTG GTATGTTTGTGCACGAATCCAATTTGGCTTGTTAAAACAAGATTACAACTTCAAACACCGCTTCATCAAACTAGGCCTTATTCCGGGTTTTACG ATGCCTTAAGAACCATATTGAGAGAGGAAGGAGTGTCTGCCCTATATAAAGGGATGGGACCAGGGCTCTTGCTT CAGGTTTCTCATGGTGCTATTCAGTTCACTGTTTATGAGGAGCTCCGTAAACTTCTTCTTGGCTTTAAGGGTAAAGAAGGCAAAACTAACATCCCTGATGATAAATTATTG AATTCAATTGATTACGGAATGTTAGGGGCATCTTCTAAAGTATCTGCTATGCTTCTGACGTATCCTTACCAG GTTATTAGAGCACGAATACAG CAACGACCTGGTAACGATGGAATCCCAAAATACATGAGCAGCTGGCACGTTGTAAAGGATACTGTGCG GTTTGAGGGGTTTCCTGGTTTTTACAAAGGCATCACGTCAAATCTTCTAAAAAATGTCCCTGCCGCTTCAATAACATTTGTTGTGTACGAGAACGTCCTCAACATCTTTAAGCGTgcaagaaggaaagattga
- the LOC113354263 gene encoding folate transporter 1, chloroplastic-like isoform X4, which produces MSGMSKNLGHWQWEEAASGAVAGFTTVASLHPLDVVRTRFQVNDGRVTHIPLYKNTVNALFTIGRTEGLKGLYAGFHPAVLGSTVSWAEAGGLVCLCTNPIWLVKTRLQLQTPLHQTRPYSGFYDALRTILREEGVSALYKGMGPGLLLVSYYYYVSHGAIQFTVYEELRKLLLGFKGKEGKTNIPDDKLLNSIDYGMLGASSKVSAMLLTYPYQVIRARIQQRPGNDGIPKYMSSWHVVKDTVRFEGFPGFYKGITSNLLKNVPAASITFVVYENVLNIFKRARRKD; this is translated from the exons ATGTCCGGGATGAGTAAAAATCTAGGGCATTGGCAATGGGaagaagcagcttctggagctgTTGCTGGATTCACTACTGTTGCATCTCTTCATCCCCTTGATGTTGTTCGTACTAGGTTTCAAG TAAATGATGGAAGAGTTACCCATATTCCACTCTATAAGAACACTGTAAATGCTCTTTTCACTATTGGTCGAACCGAGGGCTTGAAGGGGCTTTATGCAGGTTTTCATCCAGCAGTTCTTGGGTCAACAGTTTCATGGG CTGAAGCTGGTGGTTTG GTATGTTTGTGCACGAATCCAATTTGGCTTGTTAAAACAAGATTACAACTTCAAACACCGCTTCATCAAACTAGGCCTTATTCCGGGTTTTACG ATGCCTTAAGAACCATATTGAGAGAGGAAGGAGTGTCTGCCCTATATAAAGGGATGGGACCAGGGCTCTTGCTTGTAAGCTACTATTATTAT GTTTCTCATGGTGCTATTCAGTTCACTGTTTATGAGGAGCTCCGTAAACTTCTTCTTGGCTTTAAGGGTAAAGAAGGCAAAACTAACATCCCTGATGATAAATTATTG AATTCAATTGATTACGGAATGTTAGGGGCATCTTCTAAAGTATCTGCTATGCTTCTGACGTATCCTTACCAG GTTATTAGAGCACGAATACAG CAACGACCTGGTAACGATGGAATCCCAAAATACATGAGCAGCTGGCACGTTGTAAAGGATACTGTGCG GTTTGAGGGGTTTCCTGGTTTTTACAAAGGCATCACGTCAAATCTTCTAAAAAATGTCCCTGCCGCTTCAATAACATTTGTTGTGTACGAGAACGTCCTCAACATCTTTAAGCGTgcaagaaggaaagattga
- the LOC113354263 gene encoding folate transporter 1, chloroplastic-like isoform X1: MSGMSKNLGHWQWEEAASGAVAGFTTVASLHPLDVVRTRFQVNDGRVTHIPLYKNTVNALFTIGRTEGLKGLYAGFHPAVLGSTVSWGLYFFFYNRAKQRYSKGGSEKLTAGYHLVSAAEAGGLVCLCTNPIWLVKTRLQLQTPLHQTRPYSGFYDALRTILREEGVSALYKGMGPGLLLVSYYYYVSHGAIQFTVYEELRKLLLGFKGKEGKTNIPDDKLLNSIDYGMLGASSKVSAMLLTYPYQVIRARIQQRPGNDGIPKYMSSWHVVKDTVRFEGFPGFYKGITSNLLKNVPAASITFVVYENVLNIFKRARRKD, encoded by the exons ATGTCCGGGATGAGTAAAAATCTAGGGCATTGGCAATGGGaagaagcagcttctggagctgTTGCTGGATTCACTACTGTTGCATCTCTTCATCCCCTTGATGTTGTTCGTACTAGGTTTCAAG TAAATGATGGAAGAGTTACCCATATTCCACTCTATAAGAACACTGTAAATGCTCTTTTCACTATTGGTCGAACCGAGGGCTTGAAGGGGCTTTATGCAGGTTTTCATCCAGCAGTTCTTGGGTCAACAGTTTCATGGGGTTTGTATTTCTTCTT CTACAATAGAGCTAAACAACGGTACTCTAAAGGTGGAAGTGAAAAACTGACTGCCGGGTATCATCTTGTTTCTGCAGCTGAAGCTGGTGGTTTG GTATGTTTGTGCACGAATCCAATTTGGCTTGTTAAAACAAGATTACAACTTCAAACACCGCTTCATCAAACTAGGCCTTATTCCGGGTTTTACG ATGCCTTAAGAACCATATTGAGAGAGGAAGGAGTGTCTGCCCTATATAAAGGGATGGGACCAGGGCTCTTGCTTGTAAGCTACTATTATTAT GTTTCTCATGGTGCTATTCAGTTCACTGTTTATGAGGAGCTCCGTAAACTTCTTCTTGGCTTTAAGGGTAAAGAAGGCAAAACTAACATCCCTGATGATAAATTATTG AATTCAATTGATTACGGAATGTTAGGGGCATCTTCTAAAGTATCTGCTATGCTTCTGACGTATCCTTACCAG GTTATTAGAGCACGAATACAG CAACGACCTGGTAACGATGGAATCCCAAAATACATGAGCAGCTGGCACGTTGTAAAGGATACTGTGCG GTTTGAGGGGTTTCCTGGTTTTTACAAAGGCATCACGTCAAATCTTCTAAAAAATGTCCCTGCCGCTTCAATAACATTTGTTGTGTACGAGAACGTCCTCAACATCTTTAAGCGTgcaagaaggaaagattga